One segment of Neodiprion fabricii isolate iyNeoFabr1 chromosome 1, iyNeoFabr1.1, whole genome shotgun sequence DNA contains the following:
- the LOC124177230 gene encoding facilitated trehalose transporter Tret1-like produces MTAKRDSVSSEGILWLQYIGSLGAALLLFMTGMSGGWTSPFIAKLTAENSSLPITLDEASWVASMLNLGRVVGAVPGPISVYYFGSKRTMVFNGIPCVVGWVSMIIVRSVDWLYVGRFVIGLSVGMCYSSFPLYLGEISSPAIRGALVTLASIGLPVGVLTGNTIGAYVSMSVFAWISLVPNIIYIVLFIWLPESPYHLVRTNKIEEAKVSIAKYNPRLDVNVEVRSIQDFINESQSVTLADKFRELNIPENRKAGIIVTLLYFFMQFSGMSSFIFYLEIILTNGGLTVIPPATMVIVASLAGILAGFATIYLADKCGRRTLLIVSSAGTAASMIALGVHYVLLDANFDPASLQWLLILSVISYEVFLYIGLCPVPNTVLSELFAPNIKSMVACLSGVSLSLFSFVSSKTYQSLLEITSEACVFFLYGAVAITSLVFGLTVMPETKGKSLQEIQDALHKK; encoded by the exons ATGACAGCGAAGCGTGACAGCGTCTCGAGCGAGGGCATACTATGGCTGCAGTACATCGGAAGCTTGGGAG CCGCATTACTGCTTTTCATGACCGGTATGTCGGGAGGATGGACATCGCCATTTATAGCCAAGCTGACAGCTGAGAACTCGTCGCTTCCGATCACGTTGGATGAAGCTTCGTGGGTAGCGTCGATGCTGAACCTGGGACGAGTCGTAGGCGCGGTACCCGGACCAATAAGTGTTTATTACTTTGGGAGTAAAAGGACTATGGTTTTCAATGGCATTCCTTGCGTTGTCGGCTGGGTTTCCATGATCATTGTACGATCCGTGGACTGGCTGTACGTGGGAAGATTCGTCATTGGCCTCAGTGTGGGGATGTGCTACAGCAGTTTTCCACTGTATCTTGGAGAAATATCGAGTCCGGCTATTCGAGGTGCGTTGGTAACCCTCGCGAGCATCGGACTGCCTGTGGGTGTGTTGACTGGAAACACAATCGGCGCCTACGTCTCGATGTCGGTGTTTGCCTGGATAAGTCTCGTCCCAAATATCATTTACATCGTTCTTTTTATCTGGCTTCCCGAGTCGCCGTATCATCTCGTTCGCACGAACAAGATAGAAGAGGCCAAAGTGTCGATAGCCAAGTACAACCCCAGGCTGGACGTCAACGTTGAGGTGAGGTCCATCCAAGATTTCATCAACGAGTCCCAATCAGTCACGCTCGCTGACAAGTTTCGCGAGCTCAATATACCTGAGAACCGAAAGGCCGGAATCATCGTGACCCTGCTTTACTTCTTCATGCAATTCAGCGGAATGAGTAGCTTTATCTTCTATTTGGAGATCATCCTGACAAACGGTGGTTTGACCGTGATTCCACCGGCTACAATGGTCATAGTAGCCAGTTTGGCTGGAATTCTTGCCGGATTCGCGACAATTTATCTGGCCGATAAGTGTGGGCGAAGAACGCTACTGATAGTCTCGAGTGCTGGCACCGCAGCATCGATGATCGCCCTGGGAGTGCACTATGTTCTTTTGGACGCTAACTTCGACCCTGCCAGTCTGCAGTGGCTTTTGATACTCTCGGTTATTTCTTACGAGGTGTTTCTGTACATCGGACTCTGCCCTGTACCCAACACCGTTCTCAGCGAATTGTTTGCTCCGAACATAAAAAGCATGGTTGCATGTTTATCTGGGGTTTCACTCAGCCTGTTCTCGTTCGTGTCCAGCAAGACTTATCAATCGTTGTTGGAGATCACGAGCGAGGCTTgcgtcttttttctttatggGGCAGTGGCGATAACTTCACTGGTATTCGGCCTGACTGTTATGCCCGAAACGAAAGGCAAATCTCTTCAAGAGATACAAGATGCgttgcataaaaaataa